The genomic stretch TCACATAAGGACATCTTCTAAGTGTGCCTGCTAATTCTCAATTGCCTCGTCTATGTCTGTGTctaaacaaatgaaaagaaaaagtaaaCGAGAGGGGTGAGTCCACCTGCTTAATTTGTAGTTACCCAATCATTGGATCAGGGATATGCTATTTCAAAAATACAAGTGCACATAATTATGTACAATAGCTATTACAAGTACATTAATGATACTCTCATTAGTGTTCACTCGTAAAACAAAAATATGATTTATTATGGGTCTTTTAATCAAGTAATAACTCCCTTAACCCCTGAGCAGATAGGGTTCCTAGTATGCTGCCAACCCCAACGTTCAGACTGGCTGAATACAAATAAGCTCCACCATACGGATGAGCAAGTCAATCTGTTTATGTTTTAGTTTAGATACGTACTCTTATTTTGTACCACAAGTACGAGCTCAAGCCTTCGCCAAGTACAGAATCTGATACTTTTCAATACATATGGGAAAGTATTGGATTCTGTATCTAGCTAAGACTTGAGCCTGTACTTGTGATACGATGAGTATGTATTTGAATTGTATTGCTCACCCGTGTGGTGGAGCTTATTTGTATCCAACAGCCTAATATGGAAGCTTACCAGGGTCTGCAACTTCTTGGGGATTAGGGAAGCAGTTACTTGGTTAAAAGACACATAACGAGCTATCGTTCTATGCTACCAGTGAGCGTTGAgagcttttttttttccttttctttttgcatAACCTAGAAATGCACGAGGGCTCGTGGTGCATTGTTCAAAACTCGATAGATAATGGGTCATTCCCTCTACTGTTAAATACTAGGTTTTTATTGAGTTGTGGTTCGACCCCGTGACATGTGCATAACCCACCACATCACTTGTTGCACTCTTATCACTAGACTAAAGACCTGGGGACGTGAGCAACAATAAGAGTATTATAAATGTATATGTAATAGCTATAGTACGCAATTATGTGCTTGTATTTTTGAAATAGCATGACCCCAGTCCGGCTTTTGATTGGGTAACTACTCACTTAGTCAGTGGACCCAcccctcttttttatttcttttattttctcagcatctttcTTACTctaatgcacaaaaccatcagtTATCTTTTGGGTACCAACAAAAGGGAAATAAAAGTTTAGATATAATGTTTGTTGATAGCCTGTAGGACTCAATTGGTTTCACTAAAAAGAGCTTCTGCCCCCAGCCCCTTCTGTTTGGGACTTGTGCATTGCTTATAAGCTACTGAAGATGCATTGCTTATAGCTACTGAAGGTGGCTAGCATATAGTTACTCACTGGCTCTCTGCAGCCTTTATCAGCCGAGGAGTCAATGGAAAATTGTCAGATGATCCTTAGTAACTTAACATTTGATTCTGGTTAATAAAAAACTTATCCGATGACTTTAGAACTTCTGACATATGCATGCTTAATTTTCAAAAGAGAAATGGGGGGAGAAAATTCTTATATTGCATTACATGAACAACATATAGGAGTTTAGACTTTAGACTacttagaaagaaaaaaaaaagagtttagaCTATGTGAAATGAGGAGTTACCAAATAAGAAAAATTACCTGAATAGTGAGTTTGTTAATTGTGATACAATTAGAAAAAGAAATCTATCTATTAACTTAACACTTACAAAGAATCTAGAACATTCTATTATATAACTGCATTAATTCTCTTGACTTTTAGTATGCCTCCTAAAATTCAGGCAAGTGAAACAATGTGAGCTTGTAAATTAAAATTAGAAGTCAGTCGAGCATGCGGAAAAAAGTTACTGTTTGATGACCTACTATCGGTGATTGGATAATGATGGAATAGCTGACTGGAAATGGTGTGGTTGTTGATTGCATAGCGAGATGGTGCTTGGTGGATATTGAGGTGCCGCTTGACGGCGATGTGACACTGATTATCAGATATATGTTGTTGGACCGCGAACATCATTGATTTGGACAAGTATGGATTGTTGACTTGATATGTCAATAAACTTATACTGGCATACCAATAACTTGATAGGCTAGCAGTAAAATACTGACATGAGATGttatctgttgcacattgatgtGTCAGTCGGGGACAACATGACGCATCCTATCGAAACAATGACCATAATTGTGAACGGTGATGCCAGAATGAACATTTGGAAAAAGAGTTGTGTCATTTGAATGGTCATCCAAAGACACAAGAGTAGTAAAATTAAGAATGAGAAACTTTGGTCGGACAAGTCATAAAGCCACCTGTTTGCATGCAGAAACTACTTAAGTCTATACCTAGATCACAGAGGTTTTGAGGCCACGCAAAAAGAGAAGTGAGAGAAAATTCTCATATTGATAGCCTGGTTAACCAAgtttttggaaaatttgaaaTGCTTTTATTTAAAATACCTTTGTTTATAACTAAGAAATCCCCTGTGGGTTATTTGGCCGCTCCCTAGTTGGCGCACAGGTTCTGTCCAGGGAGCAGGGGCAGCCCACCCGTTTTGCCCTACTCTCACTTAAACATCAGGCTTTAGTCATCAAGAAGGTTCAAACTCGGGAAGCATACACAAGACATCTCGCTCTGTAACTTCCTTACTGTTGAACCAAAGCCTTGACAGTTGTTTGGCCTTGGAAAAGATAAGTGATAATGAGTAATAGTCGAATATTTTCTACTGCAAGAAGGAAGGAAAAGTATGTAGCTTCTCCTTCAAAGTAGAAAAGTATTTTATTTAGAATAAGAAACCCTTATTAGAAATTTATATTGTTCAAACTATCACTCCTTGAGTTGATTCATCtgtgataaaattaaaacaaccTCAACTAAAGTCTCTCCTAATGAATATATAAAGTtgttactccctccatttcaatttatgtgaacctgtttaaCTGGgcacaaaatttaagaaaaaatgaagacttttggaatttgtggtcctaaacaagtcaaaaaggggcccaaagtatttgtgtggttataaaagtttctcattaagggtagaattgtaagtttaaactaaattgtttccaaatttagaaaggagtcattctttttggaatggaccaaaaaggaaataggttcacataaactggaacggagagAGTATTTATTATAATAACAATAATGGTAAAGTGAATCTTTACATGTTCTTTTGTTTGTAAAAAAATTGACATTCAAAAAACTTTTCTGAaagattggccaaacacaaattgttTCTATAATATTGACAAAAGCACTTCTCAGATGATTTGGCTAAATACCAACTGCTATTCTCCTGTAGtatttcttcgaaaactatttGAAAAGAAGTCATTTAAAAATAAGTAGATTTTGAAAGTTTGACCAAACTGGTCCTAAATTATGAGAGACTCATTATGTAGGAGTTCAGATTGATAATAGGAAAGGTTAGACTACATGAAACAAGGAGAGTTATTATTATATGAAACAAATTATCTAAATAGGAGATTCCTGATTGTGCAAGAAAGTAAGAATGTTCTATACGATTAGTCTTAATAAATAGAAAGATCTCAAAACATTCTGACATTGAATTGCATTGATTCTCGACTTTCAACACGGCCCTGAAATTGAGTTTGTAAACCTAAATTGGAAAGTCAAGTCAGGCATGCTGAAAGAACTTTACCATTAGATGATTTAACAGTTAAactgatgtttttttttttgactttcaCTACGTTTGTTCACATAAAAACTTGGGGTTTTGACTGACTTGCATAATCTTCTTAGAAGATTGAATTGAAAGATATTCGGGGAAAAATGTTTCTTATTATACTTATAATATGTGGTCCATATAGTAAGTTATGTGTCTGATCAAGTTTCTCCCCTTGTGTCTGGCCGCTTAGTTCCGGATGTGTCCGATTAGGTTTAGAATGAAACCTAGAAATCAATGAGTATTTGTTTTACTTATACTATTTTGGTTGAGACAATCCTTAAGTATGGAGTGTTGAAATATTATGGACCCAAATAGAGCGTTTATGATATTGAGGATTCATAAATCCGAGCCCAACTAGCTTGGAATTGAGGCATACTTTTTTGTTGTACACTATTTTGGCTGAGGGGCAGAAATACCTACATTGGTACATGTAATTGTGGGTTTATTGTGCATTAACTTATAGGAAGAGTAAAAAATGATCAAAACTAAATCTATAGGAAGAGTAAAAAGGCATTTCAAGGAAGTCCCTTGACCTTGTGTTACATCTCAGTTAAGTGTTTGGTCGGTTGTATTTGCGCTGTAGTATTGAAGTTCTTAAATaaagggtctattggaaacaacctctctatcctcacaaggtaggggtaaggtctgtgtacacactatcctccccaaaccccacggtgtgggataatactgggtatgttgttgttggtgttgttgttgttgttgttgttgttgttgtagtattgAAGTTCTTAAATAAATGGATTTGGGATCTTGATATTAGATGTCTGCTGTGGGCTGTTGGAGATTCTGCCGCTTTATAGTTAGTGCTTGAAAATTCTATGATCTTACTCAACGTTGTCCATTTTTGCCAGAATATTTGGTACTGGTAGGAAACTGAATCTTGTCCAATATGCAAGTTTGTCAGATTTATTCTGCTTCTATAGTTTTTACCAGGACCTGGAGATGCTCATGCATCCTTCTTAGGATGTGATGATGCTTAAAATTCCTACTTGCTTGCGCTGTTCTGCTTAATTTATTCTAGAATTATGCCCACAACATCTTCCTATGTCATCTCATTTGAGAATTGACCAATTTTCAGCTGCAGAAAATCAGAGCGTCAATGCCTTTTTCCTATGTTAAATGCTTTAGACCTTGCTGAACAAAAGATGGTCACTGTTCTCGTTTGAGTCAATGTTAAGATTAGGATGCAAAGAATAAGTGCTTGTCTTATGAAATTGTCTTTCTTTTTGGTTGCCCTTATTTGGTTTTTTTATCTCTGCTTGCCCTATTTTCCTGTAGGACTTCAGTGCTTGAGAAAGCTTCTAAATCAGTTTGGGAGCTTATTTTGGATAACAATGGGATAGGAAAGGAAATAAGTGAAACGGTTGAACAAGTATTCTGTCGGTTGAGTGGAAGAGAACCACCATTATTTGTATCGGATTTTGGACCTCAACCAGAGAAAGGGAAAGAGAAAAATAGTGTGCAAGACAGGCAGAAAGAGGAAAGCCGAGAAACTGGAAAAGATAATTCTGAATCTGCAGCAAAGAAGAGAAAGATGAATACAGAAGAGGGGATTGATGAAACCGTTAGCAAACCTAGTGACAAATCAACCTCATCAGATGATTCTAGTAAAATGCTGCCACCAAATGCAAAAAGGCAACACACTTCCTGAATCAACTCCATTGTCTTATCCATCTTTTTTCATCTTTTAGTGAGGGATTTCTTTTCTTCATGCCCTCTTTTTTCCTTCATCTGTTTTTGGTTCAGATACCAGGAGAATCTTTGACATCAGTACTTCTACATATTTAACTTGTAACATGGtctgttaatactaaaattagaACTGTTCACTAGGCGTTAGGTTCTTTGAAATCTATGTAGCTTATCAGTTCAAAAATTAATTCCTGGGCTTCCAGAATGAGCATTGCTTTACGTTTCAGTTGTGTAGAATATCCAAAACGCTCTTCTTTTGGGTTGGAGTAGAAGGATGTTTGAGTTATGTTCCCCACTAGCTCGACACTCTTCTTTTGTGTTGGAGATTTTTGCACATTATATGTACAAGTTGTCAAAAGCTTTAACTTAGCTCCATGTCTTATTTCAATATTTATTCTT from Nicotiana sylvestris chromosome 12, ASM39365v2, whole genome shotgun sequence encodes the following:
- the LOC104228686 gene encoding uncharacterized protein; this encodes MESSPSSSSVITPEDVMGTLMNDGTIDSMRLKIITHLKANEELKNTTIKMVEQSRVLNTPGAEKQTKRELFDALRQELETSVLEKASKSVWELILDNNGIGKEISETVEQVFCRLSGREPPLFVSDFGPQPEKGKEKNSVQDRQKEESRETGKDNSESAAKKRKMNTEEGIDETVSKPSDKSTSSDDSSKMLPPNAKRQHTS